Proteins co-encoded in one Streptococcus pyogenes genomic window:
- the shr gene encoding heme-binding protein Shr: MKKISKCAFVAISALVLIQATQTVKSQEPLVQSQLVTTVALTQDNRLLVEEIGPYASQSAGKEYYKHIEKIIVDNDVYEKSLEGERTFDINYQGIKINADLIKDGKHELTIVNKKDGDILITFIKKGDKVTFISAQKLGTTDHQDSLKKDVLSDKTVPQNQGTQKVVKSGKNTANLSLITKLSQEDGAILFPEIDRYSDNKQIKALTQQITKVTVNGTVYKDLISDSVKDTNGWVSNMTGLHLGTKAFKDGENTIVISSKGFEDVTITVTKKDGQIHFVSAKQKQHVTAEDRQSTKLDVTTLEKAIKEADAIIAKESNKDAVKDLAEKLQVIKDSYKEIKDSKLLADTHRLLKDTIESYQAGEVSINNLTEGTYTLNFKANKENSEESSMLQGAFDKRAKLVVKADGTMEISMLNTALGQFLIDFSIESKGTYPAAVRKQVGQKDINGSYIRSEFTMPIDDLDKLHKGAVLVSAMGGQESDLNHYDKYTKLDMTFSKTVTKGWSGYQVETDDKEKGVGTERLEKVLVKLGKDLDGDGKLSKTELEQIRGELRLDHYELTDISLLKHAKNITELHLDGNQITEIPKELFSQMKQLRFLNLRSNHLTYLDKDTFKSNAQLRELYLSSNFIHSLEGGLFQSLHHLEQLDLSKNRIGRLCDNPFEGLSRLTSLGFAENSLEEIPEKALEPLTSLNFIDLSQNNLALLPKTIEKLRALSTIVASRNHITRIDNISFKNLPKLSVLDLSTNEISNLPNGIFKQNNQLTKLDFFNNLLTQVEESVFPDVETLNLDVKFNQIKSVSPKVRALIGQHKLTPQKHIAKLEASLDGEKIKYHQAFSLLDLYYWEQKTNSAIDKELVSVEEYQQLLQEKGSDTVSLLNDMQVDWSIVIQLQKKASNGQYVTVDEKLLSNDPKDDLTGEFSLKDPGTYRIRKALITKKFATQKEHIYLTSNDILVAKGPHSHQKDLVENGLRALNQKQLRDGIYYLNASMLKTDLASESMSNKAINHRVTLVVKKGVSYLEVEFRGIKVGKMLGYLGELSYFVDGYQRDLAGKPVGRTKKAEVVSYFTDVTGLPLADRYGKNYPKVLRMKLIEQAKKDGLVPLQVFVPIMDAISKGSGLQTVFMRLDWASLTTEKAKVVKETNNPQENSHLTSTDQLKGPQNRQQEKTPTSPPSAATGIANLTDLLAKKATGQSTQETSKTDDTDKAEKLKQLVRDHQTSIEGKTAKDTKTKKSDKKHRSNQQSNGEESSSRYHLIAGLSSFMIVALGFIIGRKTLFK; encoded by the coding sequence ATGAAAAAAATCAGCAAATGTGCGTTTGTGGCAATATCTGCCCTTGTTCTCATTCAGGCTACTCAAACTGTAAAATCACAAGAGCCTTTAGTTCAGTCACAACTCGTGACAACAGTAGCTTTAACTCAGGATAATCGACTTTTAGTTGAAGAGATAGGCCCTTACGCTAGTCAATCAGCTGGAAAAGAGTATTATAAACATATTGAAAAGATTATTGTTGATAATGATGTCTATGAAAAAAGCCTGGAGGGCGAGCGAACCTTTGATATTAACTACCAAGGGATTAAGATCAATGCTGACCTTATTAAAGACGGTAAGCATGAATTGACTATTGTTAATAAAAAAGATGGTGATATCCTAATTACCTTTATTAAAAAGGGCGATAAAGTGACCTTTATTTCAGCTCAAAAATTAGGAACAACAGATCATCAGGATTCATTAAAAAAAGATGTGCTCAGTGATAAAACAGTGCCACAAAACCAAGGCACACAAAAAGTTGTTAAATCTGGGAAAAATACTGCTAACTTGTCATTAATAACAAAATTGAGTCAAGAAGATGGTGCAATTTTATTTCCAGAAATTGATCGTTATTCTGATAACAAACAGATAAAAGCATTGACTCAGCAAATCACAAAGGTTACAGTCAATGGTACAGTTTATAAAGATCTTATTTCAGATTCTGTAAAAGATACTAATGGCTGGGTCTCGAATATGACAGGGCTTCATCTTGGAACAAAAGCTTTCAAAGATGGAGAAAATACAATCGTGATATCCTCAAAAGGATTTGAAGACGTTACTATTACCGTTACCAAGAAAGATGGTCAAATCCATTTTGTATCTGCCAAACAAAAACAACATGTGACTGCTGAAGACAGACAATCAACAAAGTTGGATGTCACCACTTTGGAAAAAGCTATCAAAGAAGCGGATGCGATTATTGCTAAAGAAAGCAACAAAGACGCGGTCAAAGATCTGGCTGAGAAACTTCAAGTCATCAAGGATTCTTACAAAGAAATCAAAGATAGTAAGCTACTCGCCGATACTCATCGACTGTTAAAAGATACCATCGAGTCTTATCAAGCAGGTGAGGTTTCTATTAACAATCTCACAGAAGGAACCTATACGCTAAACTTTAAAGCTAATAAAGAAAACTCAGAAGAGTCCTCCATGCTTCAAGGTGCTTTTGATAAAAGAGCCAAATTAGTGGTTAAAGCAGATGGTACAATGGAAATTTCCATGCTTAATACTGCTTTGGGACAATTTTTGATTGACTTTTCTATTGAAAGCAAAGGGACCTACCCAGCAGCAGTGCGTAAACAAGTTGGCCAAAAAGATATCAATGGTAGCTATATTCGAAGCGAATTTACCATGCCTATTGATGATTTGGATAAATTACACAAAGGTGCTGTTTTGGTATCAGCCATGGGAGGTCAAGAAAGTGATTTAAACCACTATGACAAATACACCAAACTTGACATGACCTTTAGTAAGACCGTTACCAAAGGCTGGAGTGGTTATCAGGTAGAAACTGATGATAAAGAAAAAGGGGTTGGGACTGAACGTCTTGAAAAAGTTTTAGTTAAACTTGGCAAAGATTTAGACGGCGATGGTAAATTATCAAAAACGGAATTAGAACAGATTCGAGGCGAGTTGCGTCTAGACCATTACGAGTTAACTGATATTTCTTTATTGAAACATGCTAAAAATATTACAGAACTACATCTGGATGGAAACCAAATTACGGAAATTCCAAAAGAGTTATTTAGTCAAATGAAGCAACTTCGATTTCTTAACTTAAGAAGTAATCATTTAACTTATCTAGACAAAGATACATTTAAAAGCAATGCTCAATTAAGAGAACTCTACTTATCAAGTAACTTTATTCACTCTCTTGAAGGAGGACTATTCCAGTCGCTTCATCACCTGGAGCAACTTGATCTTTCCAAGAATCGTATTGGCCGACTTTGTGATAACCCATTTGAAGGATTGTCTCGTCTGACTTCATTAGGTTTCGCAGAAAATAGTCTTGAGGAGATACCTGAAAAAGCGCTAGAGCCTCTAACATCACTTAATTTTATCGACTTATCTCAAAATAATTTAGCACTACTGCCAAAAACAATAGAAAAATTGCGCGCCTTAAGCACTATTGTGGCAAGTAGAAATCATATTACTCGTATTGATAATATTTCATTTAAAAATCTTCCTAAATTATCTGTACTCGATTTATCAACTAATGAAATTTCAAATCTTCCAAATGGTATATTTAAACAGAATAACCAATTAACAAAACTTGATTTTTTCAATAACTTGCTTACTCAGGTTGAAGAATCAGTATTTCCAGATGTTGAAACGCTTAATTTAGATGTGAAGTTCAATCAGATAAAAAGTGTGAGTCCAAAAGTAAGAGCTCTTATCGGACAACACAAACTGACTCCACAAAAACATATTGCAAAACTTGAAGCTTCCTTAGATGGCGAAAAAATAAAATATCATCAAGCTTTCAGTCTTTTAGATTTGTATTATTGGGAGCAAAAAACAAATTCTGCCATTGATAAAGAACTAGTGTCTGTTGAAGAATATCAACAATTGTTACAAGAAAAAGGTTCAGATACGGTTTCTTTACTTAATGATATGCAAGTCGATTGGAGTATTGTGATTCAGTTGCAAAAAAAAGCTTCCAATGGACAGTATGTGACGGTTGACGAAAAGCTTCTCTCAAATGATCCGAAAGATGACTTAACGGGAGAGTTTTCTTTAAAAGATCCAGGTACATATCGGATTCGCAAAGCTTTAATAACAAAGAAATTTGCTACTCAAAAAGAACATATCTATTTGACATCTAATGATATCCTTGTGGCGAAAGGACCACATTCACATCAGAAAGATTTAGTTGAGAACGGCCTTAGAGCATTAAATCAAAAACAATTGCGTGATGGTATTTACTATTTAAATGCCAGCATGTTAAAAACTGACTTAGCATCTGAGTCCATGTCAAACAAGGCTATTAATCATCGAGTGACTTTGGTAGTTAAAAAAGGTGTTTCCTATTTAGAAGTTGAGTTTAGAGGTATAAAGGTTGGTAAAATGTTAGGCTACCTTGGTGAATTGAGCTATTTCGTAGATGGTTACCAAAGAGATTTAGCTGGTAAACCAGTTGGTCGAACAAAAAAGGCAGAGGTTGTGTCTTATTTCACGGATGTAACTGGCCTACCATTGGCAGATCGTTATGGAAAAAACTATCCAAAAGTGCTGCGTATGAAATTGATTGAACAAGCGAAGAAAGACGGACTTGTGCCATTACAGGTCTTTGTGCCTATCATGGATGCCATTTCAAAAGGGTCTGGCCTTCAAACCGTTTTTATGCGTTTAGACTGGGCAAGCCTTACAACAGAGAAGGCAAAGGTTGTCAAAGAAACTAATAATCCACAAGAAAATAGCCATCTAACTTCAACAGATCAGTTGAAAGGACCTCAAAATCGTCAACAAGAAAAAACACCTACAAGTCCTCCTTCAGCAGCTACTGGTATTGCTAACTTAACTGATCTCCTGGCTAAAAAAGCAACCGGCCAATCAACTCAAGAAACTTCTAAGACAGATGATACTGATAAGGCAGAGAAATTGAAGCAGTTAGTGCGTGACCATCAAACATCAATTGAAGGTAAAACAGCAAAAGATACTAAGACTAAAAAATCTGATAAGAAACATCGTTCCAATCAACAATCAAATGGTGAAGAAAGTAGCTCTCGTTATCACTTAATTGCAGGTCTATCTAGCTTTATGATCGTAGCTCTGGGATTCATTATTGGTCGAAAGACATTATTTAAATAA
- a CDS encoding CHAP domain-containing protein: MNKNKLLRVAMLLSLLAPTAESMTVLAQDVMLETHKATTNETSDSSSKEENNKNAAPTTSDKTDQGPLDASAETNSNSLVNADDKKRSDSSQSAIGSSDNKAEAENQVDDKSTDHSKSTDHSKPTDQPKPSPSKVDTAPASSLSKQLPEARTPIQSLSPYVSDLDLSEIDIPSVNTYAAYVEHWSGKNAYTHHLLSRRYGIKADQIDSYLKSTGIAYDSTRINGEKLLQWEKKSGLDVRAIVAIAMSESSLGTQGIATLLGANMFGYAAFDLDPTQASKFNDDSAIVKMTQDTIIKNKNSNFALQDLKAAKFSRGQLNFASDGGVYFTDTTGSGKRRAQIMEDLDKWIDDHGGTPAIPAELKVQSSASFASVPAGYKLSKSYDVLGYQASSYAWGQCTWYVYNRAKELGYQFDPFMGNGGDWKYKVGYALSKTPKVGYAISFAPGQAGADGTYGHVSIVEDVRKDGSILISESNCIGLGKISYRTFTAQQAEQLTYVIGKSKN; this comes from the coding sequence ATGAATAAAAACAAACTATTAAGAGTTGCCATGCTACTAAGTCTCTTAGCCCCGACAGCAGAAAGCATGACAGTGCTGGCTCAAGATGTAATGCTTGAGACGCATAAAGCAACTACAAATGAAACCAGTGATTCTTCTTCAAAAGAGGAAAATAATAAAAATGCAGCACCTACAACATCAGATAAAACTGACCAAGGTCCCCTTGATGCTTCTGCAGAAACAAACTCTAATAGTCTTGTTAACGCGGATGATAAAAAAAGAAGCGATTCTAGTCAGTCTGCTATAGGCTCTTCGGACAACAAGGCAGAAGCAGAAAACCAGGTAGATGATAAATCAACTGATCATTCGAAATCAACTGATCATTCGAAACCAACTGACCAGCCCAAACCATCACCATCTAAAGTTGATACGGCACCTGCTTCTTCATTGTCGAAACAACTGCCAGAGGCAAGAACTCCTATTCAGTCGTTGTCCCCTTACGTATCAGATTTAGATTTGAGTGAGATAGATATCCCTTCTGTCAACACATACGCGGCATATGTAGAGCATTGGAGTGGTAAAAATGCCTATACCCACCATCTTTTATCTCGCCGTTATGGTATTAAAGCTGACCAGATTGATAGTTACTTAAAATCAACAGGCATTGCCTATGACAGCACACGTATTAATGGTGAGAAGCTATTGCAATGGGAAAAGAAAAGTGGGCTGGATGTTCGAGCTATCGTAGCTATTGCGATGTCTGAGAGTTCTTTAGGAACTCAAGGGATTGCAACTTTGCTTGGAGCTAATATGTTTGGCTATGCAGCTTTTGATCTAGATCCGACTCAAGCAAGTAAGTTTAATGATGATAGTGCTATTGTCAAAATGACACAAGACACCATTATTAAAAACAAAAATAGCAATTTTGCACTTCAAGATTTAAAAGCGGCTAAGTTTTCACGAGGTCAATTAAACTTTGCAAGTGACGGGGGTGTTTATTTTACTGATACTACTGGTAGTGGTAAACGTCGCGCACAAATTATGGAAGACCTGGATAAGTGGATTGATGACCATGGTGGCACACCAGCCATTCCAGCCGAATTGAAAGTGCAGTCATCAGCTAGTTTTGCATCTGTGCCAGCAGGTTATAAGCTCTCTAAGAGTTATGATGTCTTGGGTTATCAAGCTTCGAGTTATGCTTGGGGACAATGCACTTGGTATGTGTATAATCGCGCCAAAGAATTGGGTTACCAATTTGATCCTTTTATGGGAAATGGTGGAGATTGGAAGTATAAAGTAGGGTATGCCCTTTCAAAGACTCCAAAAGTAGGTTATGCTATTTCATTTGCACCAGGGCAAGCGGGCGCTGATGGCACTTATGGCCACGTATCAATTGTAGAAGATGTTAGAAAAGATGGGTCTATTCTTATTTCAGAGTCTAACTGTATCGGCTTAGGTAAGATTTCTTATCGTACCTTTACAGCTCAGCAGGCTGAACAGCTAACATATGTTATTGGCAAGAGTAAAAACTAA
- the alr gene encoding alanine racemase → MISSFHRPTVARVNLQAIKENVASVQKHIPLGVKTYAVVKADAYGHGAVQVSKALLPQVDGYCVSNLDEALQLRQAGIDKEILILGVLLPNELELAVANAITVTIASLDWIALARLEKKECQGLKVHVKVDSGMGRIGLRSSKEVNLLIDSLKELGADVEGIFTHFATADEADDTKFNQQLQFFKKLIAGLEDKPRLVHASNSATSIWHSDTIFNAVRLGIVSYGLNPSGSDLSLPFPLQEALSLESSLVHVKMISAGDTVGYGATYTAKKSEYVGTVPIGYADGWTRNMQGFSVLVDGQFCEIIGRVSMDQLTIRLPKAYPLGTKVTLIGSNQQKNISTTDIANYRNTINYEVLCLLSDRIPRIY, encoded by the coding sequence ATGATTTCAAGTTTCCATCGCCCAACAGTTGCAAGGGTCAACTTACAAGCTATTAAGGAGAATGTTGCCAGTGTTCAAAAGCATATTCCACTAGGGGTAAAAACGTATGCAGTTGTCAAGGCTGATGCTTATGGTCATGGTGCTGTCCAGGTGTCAAAAGCACTCCTACCTCAAGTGGATGGGTACTGTGTGTCAAATCTTGATGAGGCTTTGCAATTACGTCAAGCAGGTATTGATAAAGAGATTTTAATTCTTGGGGTTTTGCTGCCAAATGAATTAGAGTTAGCAGTTGCTAATGCTATTACTGTTACAATCGCTAGTTTAGACTGGATAGCTTTAGCTAGACTGGAGAAAAAAGAATGTCAAGGCTTAAAAGTTCATGTAAAAGTTGATTCTGGTATGGGGCGGATCGGGCTTCGTTCTTCAAAAGAAGTCAATTTATTGATTGATAGTCTAAAAGAGTTGGGTGCTGATGTAGAAGGTATTTTCACTCATTTTGCCACAGCTGATGAGGCAGATGATACTAAATTTAACCAGCAGTTACAGTTTTTTAAAAAGCTGATAGCTGGACTTGAGGATAAGCCTCGTTTAGTACATGCTAGTAATTCAGCCACAAGTATCTGGCATAGTGATACCATTTTTAATGCTGTTCGTTTAGGAATTGTCAGTTATGGTTTGAATCCAAGTGGTTCTGATCTAAGCTTACCGTTTCCACTGCAAGAGGCTTTATCTCTAGAATCTAGCTTAGTGCATGTCAAGATGATTTCAGCTGGTGATACAGTCGGTTATGGAGCTACTTATACTGCCAAAAAGTCTGAATATGTAGGGACTGTCCCAATCGGTTATGCAGATGGCTGGACCAGGAACATGCAAGGCTTTTCGGTGTTAGTTGATGGACAATTCTGCGAAATTATAGGGCGTGTATCGATGGATCAACTGACCATACGACTTCCCAAAGCATATCCTTTAGGAACAAAAGTCACTTTGATTGGCAGCAATCAGCAAAAAAATATTTCTACAACAGATATCGCAAATTACCGTAATACAATCAATTATGAAGTTCTATGCCTTTTAAGTGACCGTATTCCTCGGATATATTAA
- the acpS gene encoding holo-ACP synthase gives MIVGHGIDLQEISAIEKVYQRNPRFAQKILTEQELAIFESFPYKRRLNYLAGRWSGKEAFAKAIGTGIGRLTFQDIEILNDVRGCPILTKSPFKGNSFISISHSGNYVQASVILEDKK, from the coding sequence ATGATTGTTGGACATGGAATAGACTTACAAGAGATTTCAGCTATTGAAAAAGTTTATCAAAGAAATCCTCGCTTTGCTCAAAAAATTTTAACTGAGCAGGAATTGGCTATTTTTGAGAGTTTTCCTTACAAACGTCGACTCAACTATTTGGCAGGACGCTGGTCAGGTAAGGAAGCTTTTGCTAAGGCTATAGGGACAGGTATTGGGCGGTTAACCTTTCAAGATATTGAGATTTTAAATGATGTTAGAGGATGTCCCATTCTGACAAAATCTCCGTTTAAAGGAAATAGTTTTATTAGCATCTCACATAGTGGCAATTATGTACAGGCTAGTGTTATTTTGGAGGATAAAAAATGA